CCCGATAAACTCACATACTGCGCACTTTGCCGTTTCGCGAAAGGAGGCAAGTGTTTTCCTTCACGCAAAACTCTTGCAAAAAAAGTTGGAGTCTCGCTCCGAAAAATTATATATGTACTCCAAAACCTGCAAGCAAAAGGCATAATCGGTATCGAGCCGAGAACGGGCGCGGCAGGCGACCGCGAATCAAATCTGTATTTGATATATTCCGCAAAAAAACCCGAAGAAAGCAAAATTGGGGTAGTGCACTGTGTGCACCGCCCCGTGCATGATATGCACCACTGTAGTGCACCGGCAGTGCCAGAGGTGGTGCATATCATGCACCCTAACAAAACAAATAAAAACAATAGTAAAACAACAACAGGCACTCATATCGTAGTTGTTTGCGCGGAGGAAGAAAAAGAATACCACCCCGATGTCGTAATTCCTCTTCTTCCCAGTGAAATATTAGAAGCGGCACAAAAAGTAAATGCATCTAACCCAGAATGGCCAATCGGCAAAATATATCATGCTGCATGGATTCTCGGATGGAAGGAAAAAAATATCAAAGATTTTAAAATCGAGGTGTCTCGAAAAAAATATCTTGAAGGCATAATCAAACATAGCCTCGAACATTTGAAGGATTGCCCAACTCCCTCGCAGGTCCTCGAAACGAATCACCGAAAAGAAAAGAACCGTGCCAAAGTAGAAATTCGCAAACAAGAAGCGACCAAAAAGAGAACTCAAATCGAGGCCGAATTTGCCACTCTATCTGATGCCAAGAAAGAAGAATTTCGCAATAAATTTCGTCGCCGAAATATTGCGTCTCACCCCGAAGCCATAGAGGCCGGTGCACTTGGAGAATTTTCGAAATTTTCGAAGGAGTTAAATCATGGATAAATTGCTGACACCAGAAGAATTTGCAGTCGCACTCGGCATTCAACTGTCAACGGTCTATGCGTGGACTCACGCAAAAACAGTGCCCTATATGAAAGTAGGTCGACTCATTCGTTTCCGCGAAACGGATGTTATGAAGTGGCTTCGTGATCGCAGCCAAGGAACTGATGAGTCTCAGAGTGTCTCAGCAAAGCCTGCGCCAATCAAACCAAAACCTGCAAAGAGCAAATATGGCCATCGAAATAGATTTATTGATGACCTTGTCGAGCGATCAAAGAAGGAGGCCCTCCCATGATATACTTGAACCGGTATTTATAGGCTCCTGATTATCCTTTCGGAAAGGAGGATAACAAGTGAAAGGACTATACAGGAGAAAAAATAGCAGTTTTTATTGGATGAATTTTACTGCCAATGGACAGTCGTATCAGAGATCTACGGGGACTTCTGACAAGGCCTTGGCTGAGAAAATTCTACAACGGGTCAATGCTGAAATTATTGCGGGAGTTTGGTTTGATCGAAAGGAAGAGAAAGTTGAACAGCACGCATTTTCCGAACTTGCGGAAAAGTACAAGGCATGGATTCAGTGCCGGTATAAAGCGATCCAGTTTAAGGAAGTTATGATCAAACAGCTCACAGATCGCTTTGGCGATGAGCCATTGAACAACTTCAGCACTCACATGCTCGAACAGCTTCAGAGTGATCGGCTGAAGGCTGGCGTGAGGAAGTTTAAGAAGGGGAAGGAGTTCATTGACGCACCGAACAAGCCCTCTACGGTTAATCGCTTGCTTGCTGTTCTCTCTCACATGTTTACCAAAGCCGTTGACTGGAAAATGATGGACAAGACTGTCAAAGACTCTCTTAACGTCAAGATGCTGCCGGAGCACAACAAGCGGCTACGGTATTTATCTCGCGAGGAGTCACAGGCCCTTATCAACGCCTGCGTCGGCATGATAAAATTTGTCGTCATCGTGGCTTTGAATACCGGAATGAGAAAGAGTGAGATCCTGAATCTCATGTGGTCTCAGGTCGATCTGAAGCACGGGTTCATTCTTCTCGACAAGACCAAAAATGGCGAGCGCCGAGAGATCCCCATTAACTCAGTCCTACTTGAAACTTTGCAGGGAATCGTAAGGCGTATTGATGTTCCTTATGTCTTCTGCAACCCCGAGACCGGCAGGCCTTTCACTAAGGACTGGAAAAAGACCTTTCATACAGCACTGAAGAAGGCAGGAATCTACGATTTCAAATTCCATGACCTGCGGCATACCTTCGCAAGTCAGCTTGTCATGGCAGGCGTGGATCTCGTGACGGTCAAGGAGTTGCTCGGACATAAGGATATTAAGATGACCCTTCGGTATGCACACCTTGCACCAAGCCACAAGGTGAAAGCAGTCGAGATGTTGGCCCAGGAAGGGCAAAATTCTTACAGTTTTCTGACAGTCAAGGATGAGAGGAAAGCTTCAACCGCGTAAGTCATTGATTTTAATGGTGGAGCTGATCGGGATCGAACCGACGACCTCTTGAATGCCATTCAAGCGCTCTCCCAACTGAGCTACAGCCCCACAGGTCTGATAATATAACGATTTGCAGGTAATCTTTGCAACCTGTCAGCAGGTGACTGTGCATGGACAGAGAGATACAGAGAATAAAAGACCGGCTTGGATAGTCTCCAGGCCGGTCTTCAATGTTCTTAATGCTATTTGTCGCAGGGACCGATATGTTTACCCTTCATGGTCATCTTCATGTTCATATCCTTGCCGCCCTGTTTCATGGTCATCTCCATGTTACCGTCGTAGGTGTCGCCAGCATACGTGATCGTGCCTTTGCCGCTCGTGTCCTTGCATACCGCTTCCCAGGATACGGTATTGCCGCTGACGTTAACGTCCTTCATGGTGCAGTCTTTCTGGTCAGCGTTCTTCGGCA
This sequence is a window from Nitrospirota bacterium. Protein-coding genes within it:
- a CDS encoding helix-turn-helix domain-containing protein is translated as MDKLLTPEEFAVALGIQLSTVYAWTHAKTVPYMKVGRLIRFRETDVMKWLRDRSQGTDESQSVSAKPAPIKPKPAKSKYGHRNRFIDDLVERSKKEALP
- a CDS encoding site-specific integrase, with translation MKGLYRRKNSSFYWMNFTANGQSYQRSTGTSDKALAEKILQRVNAEIIAGVWFDRKEEKVEQHAFSELAEKYKAWIQCRYKAIQFKEVMIKQLTDRFGDEPLNNFSTHMLEQLQSDRLKAGVRKFKKGKEFIDAPNKPSTVNRLLAVLSHMFTKAVDWKMMDKTVKDSLNVKMLPEHNKRLRYLSREESQALINACVGMIKFVVIVALNTGMRKSEILNLMWSQVDLKHGFILLDKTKNGERREIPINSVLLETLQGIVRRIDVPYVFCNPETGRPFTKDWKKTFHTALKKAGIYDFKFHDLRHTFASQLVMAGVDLVTVKELLGHKDIKMTLRYAHLAPSHKVKAVEMLAQEGQNSYSFLTVKDERKASTA
- a CDS encoding helix-turn-helix domain-containing protein yields the protein MNEVRDMREGNWWWCENDLIDREDLAGPDKLTYCALCRFAKGGKCFPSRKTLAKKVGVSLRKIIYVLQNLQAKGIIGIEPRTGAAGDRESNLYLIYSAKKPEESKIGVVHCVHRPVHDMHHCSAPAVPEVVHIMHPNKTNKNNSKTTTGTHIVVVCAEEEKEYHPDVVIPLLPSEILEAAQKVNASNPEWPIGKIYHAAWILGWKEKNIKDFKIEVSRKKYLEGIIKHSLEHLKDCPTPSQVLETNHRKEKNRAKVEIRKQEATKKRTQIEAEFATLSDAKKEEFRNKFRRRNIASHPEAIEAGALGEFSKFSKELNHG